In a genomic window of Brassica rapa cultivar Chiifu-401-42 chromosome A10, CAAS_Brap_v3.01, whole genome shotgun sequence:
- the LOC103844093 gene encoding transcription factor bHLH128, whose protein sequence is MYQSSSSTSSSSQRSSLPGGGGGGAGLIRYGSAPGSLLNSMVDEVIGGSNARDFNYPPPDNFLGDFFAGADSSSLRSESMTCGVNSSDGQKHLGSNNNNNNNNKDLLLDRSYGGFNEISQHKINNHVGGGSSSGSYSLARQRSSPADFFSYLSGEKNSFSLNQPTSDYNQQGGSNAGRGPSRLKSQLSFTSHDPLSRISEVNETSVHDGSGHSFSAASFGAATDSWDDGSGSIGFTVTRPTKRPKDMNSGLFSQYSLPSDTSMNYMDNYMQLPEDSVPCKVRAKRGFATHPRSIAERERRTRISGRLKKLQDLVPNMDKQTSYSDMLDLAVQHIKGLQHQLQTLKKEQENCTCECSERPS, encoded by the exons ATGTACCAATCATCTTCCTCCACGTCATCATCGTCGCAAAGATCATCGCTCCCCGGCGGTGGAGGCGGTGGCGCAGGACTGATCCGATACGGGTCAGCTCCCGGATCGCTTCTGAACTCTATGGTGGACGAAGTCATTGGAGGGTCAAACGCTCGTGACTTCAACTATCCACCGCCTGATAACTTCCTCGGTGATTTCTTCGCCGGAGCTGATTCTTCCTCGCTGAGATCCGAGTCCATGACTTGCGGAGTCAACTCATCTGACGGCCAAAAACATCTtggcagcaacaacaacaacaataataataataaagatttgctcCTGGACAGATCCTACGGTGGATTCAACGAGATCTCACAGCACAAGATCAACAACCACGTCGGAGGAGGAAGTAGCTCTGGATCTTACTCTCTAGCTAGACAACGTAGCTCTCCCGCTGACTTCTTTAGCTACCTCTCCGGTGAAAAAAACA GCTTCTCGTTGAACCAACCAACCAGTGATTATAATCAGCAAGGAGGGTCTAATGCAGGACGTGGACCATCGAGACTCAAGTCTCAGCTAAGCTTCACGAGTCACGACCCACTGTCTCGTATCTCTGAGGTCAATGAGACGTCTGTCCACGATGGTTCAGGCCATTCGTTTTCCGCGGCTAGCTTTGGTGCCGCCACTGATTCTTGGGATGACGGTTCCGGTTCAATAGGGTTTACTGTGACCCGACCCACTAAACGACCCAAGGACATGAACTCAGGTCTTTTTTCACAG TATAGTCTTCCTTCAGACACTTCAATGAACTACATGGATAACTACATGCAGCTTCCCGAAGATTCTGTACCATGCAAAGTTCGAGCCAAACGTGGCTTCGCCACCCACCCGAGAAGCATCGCCGAGCGG GAGAGGAGAACGAGAATAAGTGGGAGACTAAAGAAGCTACAAGATCTTGTCCCCAACATGGATAAG CAAACAAGCTATTCTGACATGCTGGATTTAGCGGTACAACATATCAAAGGCCTTCAACACCAACTTCAG ACTTTGAAGAAAGAACAAGAGAATTGCACGTGCGAATGCAGTGAGAGACCAAGCTAG